In the genome of Hyphobacterium sp. CCMP332, one region contains:
- the nusB gene encoding transcription antitermination factor NusB, translating to MLNRRILRSKALQLAYGFYSSRKANHQMALDRIRLHYAPDLNSLEEQDKGELKKKEKEAAELFKRNDFEASDKDMTEALYEARHFYEEQTKKDINSYRKQLTNHAESIFDLYLKALLLLVKLSDMVNIEAIETVKNRPMAPKPDEETLKFYNNKIVELIRSDKDFQKACEKRKINWGDDQDFIESLFKEGLKKNKEYKKYIERNSKDLRFEDEIEIARTVLNEIVLNHPASIAQFESIDISWFQNKSIVKSMLKFTLKSIDEKSDKFPFAPLAKNWEDDKSFYEKLFNLTIENDAEYEELIASKAKNWESERVSLMDKIILKLAMCELEHFPSIPVKVTINEFIDLSKQYSTPKSKTFVNGILDKVKQEWLKSKKIKKSGRGLIDNN from the coding sequence ATGCTTAACAGGCGAATTTTACGTTCCAAAGCCTTACAACTCGCTTATGGCTTTTATTCAAGTAGAAAAGCGAATCATCAAATGGCTCTTGATAGAATCAGGCTGCATTATGCCCCTGATTTAAACTCTCTTGAAGAACAGGATAAAGGAGAATTGAAAAAAAAGGAAAAGGAAGCAGCCGAGTTATTTAAAAGAAATGATTTTGAGGCTTCCGATAAAGACATGACCGAAGCTTTGTACGAGGCCAGGCATTTTTATGAAGAGCAGACAAAAAAAGATATCAATTCATATAGAAAACAGCTTACAAATCATGCTGAAAGCATTTTTGACCTATATCTAAAAGCACTTTTACTTTTGGTAAAGCTTTCTGATATGGTAAATATTGAAGCCATAGAAACGGTAAAAAATCGTCCGATGGCTCCAAAACCGGATGAAGAGACCTTAAAATTTTACAACAATAAGATCGTTGAGCTGATTAGGTCGGACAAAGACTTTCAAAAAGCCTGTGAAAAAAGAAAAATAAATTGGGGTGATGATCAGGATTTTATAGAAAGTCTTTTCAAAGAAGGCCTGAAGAAAAATAAGGAATACAAAAAATATATCGAACGCAATTCAAAAGACTTGCGTTTTGAAGATGAAATAGAAATTGCCAGAACGGTGCTCAATGAAATTGTTCTTAACCATCCTGCATCAATAGCACAATTTGAATCTATTGATATTTCATGGTTTCAGAATAAAAGCATTGTTAAAAGCATGCTGAAGTTTACACTTAAGTCAATTGATGAAAAAAGTGATAAATTTCCCTTTGCACCATTAGCTAAAAACTGGGAGGATGATAAATCCTTTTATGAGAAATTATTTAATTTGACAATTGAAAATGATGCGGAATATGAGGAATTGATAGCATCAAAGGCAAAAAACTGGGAATCTGAGCGAGTCAGTTTGATGGATAAAATCATCCTTAAACTCGCGATGTGTGAATTGGAACACTTTCCCAGTATTCCTGTTAAAGTAACAATCAATGAATTCATTGATTTGTCAAAACAATACAGTACGCCAAAAAGCAAAACTTTTGTAA
- a CDS encoding Glu/Leu/Phe/Val dehydrogenase → MSDTITASKDEFSVFNSITQYEHEQLVFCNDPHTGLKAIIGIHNTVLGPALGGTRMWVYKNDNDAIVDVLRLSRGMTFKAAISGLNLGGGKAVIIGDSKTMKNEALLRRFGKFVDSLGGKYITAEDVGMGEKDMEYIGMETEHVTGLSENLGGAGDPSPVTAYGVYMGMKASAKKAYGKDSLEGKKVLVQGAGHVGSYLIDHLIKDGATVMISDIFDEKIEEVTKKYHNLIVVDPESIFDQEMDIYAPCALGATLNDDTIAKLKCQIVAGAANNQLAIEERHGDMCLEKGIIYAPDFLINAGGLMNVYAELMGFSKASTFEKAENIYDTTLSILKKSEDEGINTQKAALAIAKKRIEEVGKIKLTF, encoded by the coding sequence ATGTCAGATACAATAACGGCATCAAAAGATGAATTCTCTGTTTTTAATTCTATTACACAATACGAACACGAGCAATTGGTTTTTTGTAATGACCCACATACAGGATTAAAAGCAATTATCGGAATTCACAATACCGTACTCGGCCCGGCACTCGGTGGCACCAGAATGTGGGTTTATAAAAACGATAACGATGCCATAGTAGATGTGCTTCGATTATCAAGAGGGATGACATTTAAAGCGGCAATTTCCGGACTTAATCTTGGCGGTGGTAAGGCCGTGATCATAGGAGATTCCAAAACCATGAAAAACGAAGCGCTGCTTCGAAGATTTGGAAAGTTTGTAGATAGCCTGGGAGGAAAATACATAACGGCGGAAGATGTAGGAATGGGAGAGAAAGACATGGAATACATTGGTATGGAAACCGAACATGTTACAGGTCTTTCCGAAAACCTTGGCGGTGCGGGTGATCCATCACCAGTAACGGCATACGGTGTGTACATGGGCATGAAAGCCAGTGCAAAAAAAGCCTATGGCAAAGATAGCCTCGAAGGAAAAAAAGTATTGGTACAGGGTGCCGGCCACGTGGGCAGTTATTTGATCGACCATTTAATAAAAGACGGGGCAACAGTAATGATCTCAGATATTTTTGATGAAAAGATTGAAGAAGTCACCAAAAAATATCACAACCTCATAGTAGTAGACCCGGAATCAATTTTCGATCAGGAAATGGATATTTACGCACCTTGTGCATTGGGAGCCACCCTTAACGACGATACCATTGCCAAACTCAAATGTCAGATAGTAGCCGGGGCAGCAAATAATCAATTGGCGATTGAAGAAAGACATGGCGATATGTGTTTGGAAAAAGGGATAATTTATGCTCCGGATTTTTTAATCAATGCAGGGGGGCTTATGAATGTTTATGCCGAACTGATGGGATTTAGCAAGGCAAGCACCTTTGAAAAAGCAGAAAATATTTATGATACCACGCTATCAATTTTGAAGAAATCAGAAGATGAAGGTATCAATACTCAAAAAGCGGCACTGGCAATCGCCAAGAAGCGGATTGAAGAAGTCGGTAAAATCAAGCTAACTTTTTAA
- a CDS encoding ABC transporter ATP-binding protein, with product MKALQYLNKYLYKYRLRLILGVIFVIISNILQIIPASLVRHALDLMSESYDLLQYYKDTDVRDIIEDSFISSALLYGLIILLMVVLRGIFLFFTRQTIIVVSRLIEFDLKNEIYWHYQTLPLAFYRRNNTGDLMSRISEDVSKVRMYLGPAIMYGLNLIVLFMICIPVMFSINSRLSLYVLAPLPVLSISIYFVNNLINKKSEMIQQKLSDLSTYVQEAFSGIRVLKSFVREKDSVNNFTRESNDYKTRSLDLAFVNALFFPLIMALIGLSTIFTIYIGGLEVARGSITVGNIGEFVMYVNYLVWPVTSLGWISSIIQRADASQRRINQFLETKTDIISGDDDSKKIEGEIEFNNVSFTYPDSGIRALKNISFKAKSGETIAIVGHTGSGKSTIANLLTRMYDPIDGEVKIDDTDIKKLDLTHLRNQMGYVPQDVFLFSDSISKNIAFGSVNEKPELIEEAARDADLFDNIKDFPQGFDTRLGERGITLSGGQKQRTSIARALIRKPKILILDDCLSAVDTKTENAILESLSKVSHNITTLIISHRVSSVKLADKILVLDDGQIIEEGSHEELMQNDGPYKDLYNKQLEGEEVE from the coding sequence TTGAAAGCACTTCAATATCTCAACAAATATCTATATAAATACAGGCTTAGGCTTATCCTGGGGGTAATATTTGTCATTATTTCAAATATACTACAGATAATTCCGGCTTCCCTGGTTCGGCATGCCCTGGATTTAATGAGCGAAAGCTATGATTTGCTTCAATATTATAAAGACACCGATGTCCGCGATATAATTGAAGACAGCTTTATTTCAAGTGCATTGCTTTACGGCCTCATCATACTTCTGATGGTAGTTTTGAGAGGGATTTTCCTCTTTTTTACCAGGCAAACTATCATTGTCGTATCCCGATTAATTGAGTTCGACCTAAAAAATGAAATCTACTGGCATTATCAAACACTCCCCCTCGCCTTTTATAGAAGAAATAATACCGGTGATCTGATGTCGCGTATTTCCGAAGATGTCAGTAAAGTGAGAATGTATCTCGGGCCTGCAATAATGTACGGCTTAAATTTGATCGTTCTTTTTATGATCTGTATTCCGGTTATGTTCAGTATCAATTCAAGATTGAGCTTGTATGTGCTTGCCCCTTTACCGGTGCTGTCTATCAGTATTTACTTTGTCAATAACCTTATCAATAAAAAATCGGAAATGATTCAACAGAAACTTTCCGACCTCTCCACTTATGTCCAGGAGGCTTTTTCCGGAATTCGAGTTTTAAAGTCATTTGTTAGGGAAAAAGACTCAGTCAATAATTTTACCAGAGAAAGCAATGACTATAAAACACGTTCTCTCGATCTCGCTTTTGTAAATGCTTTGTTCTTTCCACTGATCATGGCTTTGATTGGCTTGAGTACCATCTTTACTATTTATATTGGTGGATTGGAGGTGGCAAGAGGAAGCATTACGGTAGGCAATATCGGAGAATTTGTAATGTACGTCAATTACCTTGTTTGGCCGGTAACTTCATTGGGTTGGATCAGTTCAATCATTCAAAGAGCAGATGCATCTCAAAGAAGAATTAATCAATTCCTCGAAACGAAAACAGATATTATTTCGGGAGATGATGATTCCAAAAAAATTGAGGGGGAAATTGAATTTAACAATGTTAGTTTCACCTACCCTGATTCCGGAATTCGGGCTCTAAAAAACATCAGCTTTAAAGCTAAATCGGGTGAAACGATTGCCATAGTCGGCCATACAGGCTCTGGAAAATCAACCATCGCCAACTTGCTTACCCGCATGTACGACCCCATTGATGGAGAGGTAAAAATTGACGATACCGATATCAAAAAACTGGATCTTACACATCTCCGCAATCAAATGGGTTATGTGCCTCAGGATGTGTTTTTATTTAGCGACAGCATTTCAAAAAATATTGCATTTGGATCGGTCAATGAAAAACCGGAGCTGATAGAAGAAGCAGCCAGAGATGCCGATCTGTTTGATAATATTAAGGATTTCCCTCAAGGATTTGATACGCGATTAGGTGAAAGAGGAATTACCCTTTCAGGAGGGCAAAAACAAAGAACTTCGATTGCGAGGGCATTAATTCGAAAACCGAAAATATTGATTCTGGATGATTGTCTTTCTGCCGTAGACACAAAAACTGAAAATGCCATTCTGGAAAGTTTAAGTAAGGTTTCTCACAATATCACTACGCTCATCATTTCTCATCGTGTGTCTTCAGTAAAATTGGCAGATAAAATTCTGGTACTCGACGATGGCCAAATCATTGAGGAAGGAAGCCACGAAGAACTTATGCAAAACGATGGCCCTTACAAGGATTTATATAATAAACAGCTGGAAGGAGAAGAAGTAGAATAA